Sequence from the Argentina anserina chromosome 7, drPotAnse1.1, whole genome shotgun sequence genome:
gtttgagAACGGCCTTTATGTgggtcagaaagatacccagcaTCAGcgaaaccaaccaaaatattATTTGGGGTTTCAGAGTAGGGGATAGTAATTTTGTCATCGACCTTTTCTTTAGGAACTGCTATTCCATTCGCGGATCCTCGTGTCTTACTATAAGGAAAGAATAAACCCCAAGTCAATGGTTCCTTTTAGGTATCGAAATATGTTCTTGACACCACTCCAATGACGCTGCGTAGGTgctgagctaaatctagctaacaAGTTCACTGAGAATGCAATATCTGGTCGAGTACATTGGGCCAAGTACAATAATGCGCCTATTGCACTTAGGTAGGGAGTTTCAGCTCCTAATACCTCTTCGTCCTCTTCTAGTGGGCGAAACGGATCTTTCTTTACATCCAAACTTCGACCGATCATGGGAGTGCTAACAGGGTGCactttgtccatgttaaatCGCCTGAGCATCTTTTGGACATATGCAGACTGGTGGATTAGAATTCCACAAGCTCGGTGCTCTAGCTCAAGGCCTAGACAAAACCGAGTTTTCCTaagatctttcatctcaaattcggaTTTCAAATAGCTCGTGGTTTCTCTTATTTCATCAAGAGTGcctattatgttcatgtcatcaataTATACAGCTACAATAGCAAATCCGGAACttgttttctttataaatACGCAGGGGCACAATTCATTATTCTTATATCCTTTCCCAATCAAGTAGTCACTTAGACGGGTATACCACATCCGCCCAGATTGCTTTAGTCCGTAAAGTGAGCGTTTCAACCTGATTGCAAACGAACTCCGTGGTTTAGAGTCACTTGATTTGGGCAATTGAAGGCCATCAggcactttcatatatatctctgaatctagatccccatagagatatgctgtaaccacatccataagctgcatgtccAGTCCTtcggaaactaccaaactaaCAAGGTAGCGAAACGTTATGACGTCCATTACGGGAGAGTATGTCTCCTCATAGTCAATTCCAGGGCGTTGTGAGAAACCTTGCGCCACAAGGCGAGCCTTGTACCTTAGGACTTCGTTCTTCTCATTACGCTTTCTGACAaaaacccatttatgtcctacAAGCTTTACACTTGGTGGGGTTAGCACTACCGGACCAAATACCTGTCTTTTTGCCAGTGAATCTAATTCTACCTGGATTGCGTCTTTCCATTTAGGCCAATCTGCTCTTTGTTGACATTCTACAACAGAGCGTGGTTCGATATCATCATGCTCTATTATTTCATGAGCAACGTTATATGCAAATGCATCATCAATGTGTATGGAAGATCTTTCCATCAACTCATGTGCACTCTCATaattcattgagatttcttTGTTCTCTGGAATCATACCAAACATCGGAGCGTCCTCCAGtaatgattcatggacataactATAATCAGAGATAATCTCATGAGAGGGATTCTCCACATCGATGATTAATGGATCTGGTTGTGCCTTAGTCGCCCTTTTCTTCCTTGGGCGAGTATCAGTCGAACCAAGTGGCCTCCCCTTCTTCTTTTGAGGAGCCACGGCCTCAACCACACCTCCACTAAGTGTGGTTGCAGTGCCTCCTACTACGGCACCATGCCCTTTTTTAGGGATTTCTAACCTTGCAGGCACATTTGCAGCTGGTATATGTGATCTTGTCACTTTAGCGATATCAGAAAACGCATCAGGCATCGAATCTGCTACGTTCTGAAGATCGATTATTCTTTCCACTTCACTTTCACATTGTGGAGTGCGGGGATCGAAATGAGATTGAGTGGGGACAAACCATGACAATTCCTGTCGTTCCCTTTGAAAATCTTttttcttatctccccctaacgacgggaagactgtctcatcaaagtgacaatccgAAAATCTAGCGGTAAAACGATCGCCTGTCAAAGGTTCCAAATAGCAAATAATTGTTGGGGATTCATATCCAACATAAATACCTACTCGTCTCTGGGGACCCATTTTTGTGCGCTGTGGGGGCGCAATAGGAACATATACAGCACAACCAaatatgcgtaagtgtgaaatgtcAGGCTcatatccagtaaccaactgGTACGCAGAAAATGGTTGGCTAGCAGtaggtctgaaacgaataagcaAGGTTGCgtgcaatattgcataaccCCATGCACTTATAGGTAAATTGGTGCGCATAATAAGTGCCCTAGCCACCATTTGTAATCTTTTGATGGTGGCTTCAGCGAGACCATTTTGTGTATGCACATGGGGAACAAGATGCTCTacatcgatcccaatagacatgcaataatcatcaaatgCTTTTGATGTAAACTCTCCAGCGTTATCAAGCCTTATAGACTTAATAGGGTGatcagggtggtgagcccttaaacGAATAATCTGTGCTAGAAGTTTtgcaaatgcagcgtttcgTGTGGACAATAATGCAACATGTGACCAGCGAGTTGAAGCATCTACCAGAACCATAAAATACTTAAATGGCCCGCATTCTGGAtggataggtccacaaatatcACCTTGTAtcctttgtaagaatgaaatattttgTTTAGTATCTTTAGCATAGGAAGGTCTCGATCTTGTTTTTGCCAAAGAACAGGCTTGGCAAAATGACTGATGTGCCTTGGAAATAGTCATTGAGGCAGAGGGAGGGAACACTTCTATTACTTTAGAAGGTAATGACTGCATTGGAGCAGTGTAACGAGCACTGTGCATCGTATTTAGTTGCGGTCccattttatttttccctCGAAAGAAAGGATGTCCGTGTGAATTCTTTAAAATACGGACCATCATGTCCCGACCAGGATGTCCTAATCGGTCATGCCAAAGCCTGTATAAGTTAGTGTCCCaaatttcatcattggtgACAGCATAAGATTCAATAATCCGAATGGTAGTAAGATATAGTCCATTGTcttgactcttcatcttctctaaaacGCGTGTCCGTCCACATTCAAGAGAAGTAAGACACAAATATTCACTTCCATTCTCACAATAAGTGTTCAGATGATAACCGTTGGTGCGAATATCTTTGAAGCTTAACAAGGTTCGAGGGGTTCTAGGTGCATATAGAGCATTGGTGATTTTTAACAATGTGTCATTTGGCAAGAAAAATTGGGCAGTTCCTCGCCCTTTTATTATTTGGTCTGATCCAGTCATAGTAGACAAACATGAATTATAAGGAATTAATTCAACAAATAATTGTCGATTCCTTAATATAGTGTGGGTAGTCGCACAATCTGCTAAGCACTCTATTTCTCCTCGATTCATTCCtacaattaaattttgatatgatcattaaatatatatctcatatgCAGTAGAGTCTTCTAGTGTAGGTCGAATGATATACTTTTCATTCCAAaaaaattttttgttttttttttatggatgTATTGCTTTACATCATTAATAGTGCTATTTCCGAGCCATgtataataattttaaaaaattgagCAACCTCAAATACTTCAGAATAAAATCTGAAACTTTATTAATAATCCAACGGtaatcaaaataagtctcATACATAGAAATCCAATTTCAACAAATcattattgaaaaaaataaactttAAGACCAAACCAATAGTCTAATTAAAATAAGGCATTACGCCTTCACACTTAACTtggaaataaatgaaaaaaaattaatcaaaatctgGAGTATCGCTTGACTTGGCATGGTTCATCTTGCCATTAAAGTCCGAGATTGTGAGGTTGACATTAGGTTCAGGaccttcttcctctatatagtGAGCCTCTTGTTCTCTAGACTCTCTATACCTCTTGTAATTGGCTGCGACTCTGTTACTTGCCTGGCAGTTCTTATACCAATGAGCAGTGTCTCCACACCTATAGCAAGGTTCATTGCCAACTCTTTCCCTTTTTGCTTGGGGGTTTTTCAGTGCCTTTTGCACTTTGTGACCACTAGGTCCAGTGCCACCATGGCCACTAGAACCTGCACCACCATCTCTACGCCATACATTAGGAGGACGTCCACGGCCCATTCCACGGCCCATACTACGGCCTCCATATCCTTTTCCACGTGGGGTATTGCCCCCACGTGTGTAAGGGTCAGCACGTCCAATCCCCTTTACTTTAGGGTTCTTTCCATCCTTCACCTTGCCATAGTTAGCCTCGGGAATTTTCTTTGTCCCAATAGGTCTTACATTATTGTTCAAAAGAACTTGATCATGACGCTCAGATACTTGCAACATAGAGATCAGTTTATGGAAGGTAGTGATTCTTTTGTTGTCATACTCCAACATATACTGGTTTGCTAGTATAAGGGCCGAAGTAGGGAAAGTGGATAGAGTTTTCTGGATCATATCATCATCTGTGAGTTCCTTGCCACAGAAATTGAGACGTGCTTTCAGGCGCAACATATCACTGTTGAAGTCATTAACCATTTTGTAGTCAAGTAAGCGGATTTCATTCCACTGGACAGTTAATTCTGGAAGCAAAGTGTCATGAATATTCCCAAAACGTCCCTTTAGGGCATCCCACAGTTCTTTGGGTGTTTTCAACTGAAGGTACTCCCATACC
This genomic interval carries:
- the LOC126803418 gene encoding uncharacterized protein LOC126803418; the encoded protein is MTGSDQIIKGRGTAQFFLPNDTLLKITNALYAPRTPRTLLSFKDIRTNGYHLNTYCENGSEYLCLTSLECGRTRVLEKMKSQDNGLYLTTIRIIESYAVTNDEIWDTNLYRLWHDRLGHPGRDMMVRILKNSHGHPFFRGKNKMGPQLNTMHSARYTAPMQSLPSKVIEVFPPSASMTISKAHQSFCQACSLAKTRSRPSYAKDTKQNISFLQRIQGDICGPIHPECGPFKYFMVLVDASTRWSHVALLSTRNAAFAKLLAQIIRLRAHHPDHPIKSIRLDNAGEFTSKAFDDYCMSIGIDVEHLVPHVHTQNGLAEATIKRLQMVARALIMRTNLPISAWGYAILHATLLIRFRPTASQPFSAYQLVTGYEPDISHLRIFGCAVYVPIAPPQRTKMGPQRRVGGDKKKDFQRERQELSWFVPTQSHFDPRTPQCESEVERIIDLQNVADSMPDAFSDIAKVTRSHIPAANVPARLEIPKKGHGAVVGGTATTLSGGVVEAVAPQKKKGRPLGSTDTRPRKKRATKAQPDPLIIDVENPSHEIISDYSYVHESLLEDAPMFGMIPENKEISMNYESAHELMERSSIHIDDAFAYNVAHEIIEHDDIEPRSVVECQQRADWPKWKDAIQVELDSLAKRQVFGPVVLTPPSVKLVGHKWVFVRKRNEKNEVLRYKARLVAQVW